The following DNA comes from Methanothrix sp..
GGTCAAGCTGGGCCGGCTGGGCTTGGTGGGAGGAGAATTTGTGCAAAAGAGGGTGGATATAGCTCTGGCTGCCGATCTGGTCCGGCTGAGCTGTGGCCGGATGATAGGAAAAGCAGTTATAGTCACAGGGGACAGCGACTTTCTCCCTGCCATCGAGGCAGCAAAGGAGGCAGGGGTCCTGGTGACCCTCTTCTACTCAGAGAGCTCCATTCACGATGAACTCCTGTCTGCAGTGGACGAGAGAACTCCAATCGATCAGGATCTGATTGACCTGGTGGCAAGATAAAGAGACAGAAGATATCA
Coding sequences within:
- a CDS encoding NYN domain-containing protein, with the protein product MAVIMDLDVNSLADRAAVFIDGAYLTKILDVDFGKPKIDLARFSDILCGEYERLRTYYYNCMPYQSNPSTEEESRRFASMDKFVYTLRKLPRFEVKLGRLGLVGGEFVQKRVDIALAADLVRLSCGRMIGKAVIVTGDSDFLPAIEAAKEAGVLVTLFYSESSIHDELLSAVDERTPIDQDLIDLVAR